From the genome of Gemmatimonadaceae bacterium:
CCGTTAATTTCACGACAGGCTTTCCCACGCGCCACCGGCCGGCGCCTTCCCACCGGAGTTCACATGTCGTCTGCAGTCTTCCGTCTCATGGTCCGACGGCGCGCGACGCTGTCTCTGCTGTGCGCGCTGAGCGCACTGTCTGCTGTGCCCCTGTCGGCGCAGGGCGAACCCGTCGACGCTGCAGCCGTCGCCAGAATCCGTGACGAGGCGTTCAATCGCTCGCAAGTGATGTCGCTCATGTCGTATCTCACTGACGTGCATGGGCCGCGACTGACAGGTTCGCCGACGGCGCGCCGTGCCGCCGACTATACGATGTCACAACTCAAAGGGTGGGGACTTGCCAACACCCATCTCGAGAATTTTCCGTTTGGACGCGGCTGGACCAACGACAAGTTTTACGCACAGGTCACCGGCCCCGTCGCGTTCTCGGTCATCGGCTACCCACAGGCCTGGACACCAGGCACCAATGGGCTGCTGAAGGGGAACGTGGTGTACGTTCGTATTGACAGCGAAGCAGATTTCGCGCGGTACCGAGGACAGCTGGCCGGCAAGGTCGTGATGCTCGCCCCCATGCGGGCGGTCGATCCGCGATTCGTGCCGCTCGCGTCCCGTCGCAGCGACGATGACCTGGCGCGCATGGCGGCGGCGCCCGTGCCGACGCCCAATGCCCAGGGCCCACGGCAGTCCGGACCGCGCACAGCGGCCGATAGTCTGGCGCAACGCCAGTTGCAGGCACAACAGGCCATCGCCGTGCGACGTCGCGCATTCATTGACGACGAACATGTCGGAGCTATTCTCGAGCCGGGTCGCGGAGACGGAGGCACGGTGTTCACGCCCAACGGCGCGTCGCGCGATCCGCTCAAGCCGGCCACGACGCCGGTGATCACCGTGGCCATCGAACACTATGGGCGTATGCTGCGCACGCTCGAGAAGAACATTCCGGTGGCCATCGAACTCGACATCAAGAACACGTTCTACGATGCCGATCTGACGTCGTTTAACATCATCGCCGAGATTCCCGGCACCGATCCGGTGCTCAAGAACGAAGTCGTGATGCTGGGCGCGCATTTTGATTCATGGCACGCCGGCACCGGAGCCACGGACAACGCCGCCGGCTCGGCCGCCATGCTCGAAGCCGTGCGCATTCTCACGGCCAGCGGCCTCAAGCCGAAACGCACCATTCGCATCGCACTCTGGACCGGCGAGGAGCAGGGCCTGCTGGGGTCGCGTGCGT
Proteins encoded in this window:
- a CDS encoding M20/M25/M40 family metallo-hydrolase, with the translated sequence MSSAVFRLMVRRRATLSLLCALSALSAVPLSAQGEPVDAAAVARIRDEAFNRSQVMSLMSYLTDVHGPRLTGSPTARRAADYTMSQLKGWGLANTHLENFPFGRGWTNDKFYAQVTGPVAFSVIGYPQAWTPGTNGLLKGNVVYVRIDSEADFARYRGQLAGKVVMLAPMRAVDPRFVPLASRRSDDDLARMAAAPVPTPNAQGPRQSGPRTAADSLAQRQLQAQQAIAVRRRAFIDDEHVGAILEPGRGDGGTVFTPNGASRDPLKPATTPVITVAIEHYGRMLRTLEKNIPVAIELDIKNTFYDADLTSFNIIAEIPGTDPVLKNEVVMLGAHFDSWHAGTGATDNAAGSAAMLEAVRILTASGLKPKRTIRIALWTGEEQGLLGSRAWVREHYGVRDSLKADAAKFSAYFNLDNGTGAIRGVFEQGNAAAAPIFNAWMKPFEDKGVTTVTLSNTGGTDHLSFDGIGLPGFQFIQDEVEYGTRTHHSNMDTYERVQEADMKLNSAVIASFVYHAANRAGLFPRKTPITP